In one window of Deinococcus cellulosilyticus NBRC 106333 = KACC 11606 DNA:
- a CDS encoding nucleotidyltransferase domain-containing protein, whose translation MLHPHHQAALDRFVTAYSQKDEVQAIIVGGSLVKGFGKPGSDLDVLIVIDEESYQKRQATGDLSYYSTDFTDYEGGYVDGKHIGISFLEKVAEMGSEPARAAFWKSFIAWSRNDPTELQTLLNRITTYPEEGVQERIHRFMAQVQAMQWYVGEGEKHNNPYLLSWSANRAVLFTARMLLAHNRLFFPYHKWMLRMLELAQDIPTDYLSKVDQLMRNPSVEGTRDLCDLVLEYRDWGTPSTFWTNYFLQDSELNWMNGQTPIEDL comes from the coding sequence ATGCTCCATCCCCACCATCAGGCCGCTCTGGACCGCTTTGTGACCGCCTACTCCCAGAAAGACGAAGTGCAGGCCATCATTGTCGGAGGGTCCCTGGTCAAAGGCTTCGGCAAGCCAGGAAGTGACCTGGATGTCCTCATCGTCATTGACGAGGAAAGCTACCAGAAACGCCAGGCCACCGGAGACCTCTCGTACTACTCCACAGACTTCACCGACTACGAAGGAGGTTACGTTGACGGCAAACACATCGGCATCAGCTTCCTCGAAAAGGTCGCAGAGATGGGCAGTGAACCGGCACGGGCCGCCTTCTGGAAATCCTTCATCGCCTGGTCCAGAAATGACCCCACTGAACTGCAAACCCTGCTGAACCGCATCACCACCTACCCAGAGGAGGGGGTGCAGGAACGCATCCACCGCTTCATGGCCCAGGTGCAGGCCATGCAGTGGTACGTCGGAGAAGGGGAAAAACACAACAACCCCTACCTGCTCTCCTGGTCTGCCAACCGCGCTGTGCTGTTCACTGCACGCATGCTGCTGGCCCACAACCGCCTGTTTTTCCCCTACCACAAATGGATGCTGAGGATGCTGGAACTGGCCCAGGACATCCCGACAGACTACCTCAGCAAAGTGGACCAATTGATGCGGAACCCCAGCGTGGAAGGCACCCGAGACCTCTGCGACCTCGTGCTGGAATACCGCGACTGGGGCACCCCATCCACGTTCTGGACAAATTACTTCCTGCAGGACAGCGAACTCAACTGGATGAACGGACAGACGCCCATAGAGGACCTGTAG